In Allocoprobacillus halotolerans, a genomic segment contains:
- a CDS encoding PIG-L deacetylase family protein, with amino-acid sequence MLCDCLNMKYTSATLPDQEEFIGILMDYFKKEKVDLVVTHWRGTMHPRHYYTYETVTAAVQRLRKEGIEIQLLYGENCEDLIGFTPTCYVTVTDEQVQIWFDALKKYTIFNGKVNDVPYQKYYQAQLKVRAIEGSISAPVKAYMHAPLSNNE; translated from the coding sequence ATGTTATGTGATTGTTTGAATATGAAATATACTTCTGCAACTCTTCCAGATCAAGAAGAATTCATAGGAATACTCATGGATTACTTTAAAAAAGAAAAAGTTGATTTGGTTGTCACTCATTGGAGAGGTACAATGCATCCACGACATTATTATACATATGAAACAGTTACTGCAGCCGTTCAAAGATTGAGAAAAGAAGGAATAGAAATTCAATTGTTGTATGGAGAAAACTGTGAGGATCTCATAGGATTTACACCTACATGTTATGTCACAGTGACTGATGAACAAGTTCAAATATGGTTTGATGCATTAAAGAAGTATACGATTTTTAATGGAAAAGTAAATGATGTTCCTTATCAAAAGTATTATCAAGCTCAATTAAAAGTGAGAGCGATTGAAGGAAGTATATCAGCACCTGTTAAAGCGTATATGCATGCACCATTATCAAATAATGAATAG